From the Aquitalea magnusonii genome, one window contains:
- a CDS encoding protein MIGRI yields the protein MIGRLFRLLLLFAVLYAIARWLLDRRQRASLREFVSTLATALLAASAIFVLLYWLGFHQL from the coding sequence ATGATCGGTCGCCTGTTCCGCCTGTTGCTGCTGTTTGCCGTGCTGTATGCCATCGCACGCTGGCTGCTGGACCGGCGTCAGCGGGCCAGCCTGCGCGAATTCGTCAGCACGCTGGCCACCGCCTTGCTGGCCGCCTCGGCCATTTTCGTGCTGCTGTACTGGCTGGGCTTTCACCAGCTCTAA
- the wrbA gene encoding NAD(P)H:quinone oxidoreductase produces MQDILVLYYSQHGATAELARLIARGIESVPGCQARLRTVPKVSTVCEASAPAIPASGAPYVEKSDLAECIGLALGSPTRFGNMAAAMKYFIDSTSGEWMAGALAGKPGCVFTSSSSMHGGQESTLLSMMLPLLHHGMLIIGLPYAEPPLAATQSGGTPYGVSHVAGVQNDRALSEDERKLALAQGKRLAEAALRLQQTLPAQHG; encoded by the coding sequence GTGCAAGACATTCTTGTTCTCTATTACAGCCAGCATGGTGCCACTGCCGAACTAGCCCGCCTGATTGCCCGTGGCATCGAAAGCGTGCCGGGCTGCCAGGCACGGCTGCGTACCGTGCCCAAGGTATCCACCGTGTGCGAAGCCAGCGCCCCCGCCATCCCGGCCAGCGGCGCACCCTATGTGGAAAAAAGCGATCTGGCCGAGTGCATCGGCCTGGCACTGGGCAGCCCCACCCGCTTTGGCAATATGGCGGCGGCCATGAAGTACTTCATCGACAGCACCAGCGGTGAATGGATGGCAGGTGCGCTGGCCGGCAAACCCGGCTGCGTGTTTACCAGTTCCTCCTCCATGCACGGCGGGCAAGAATCCACCTTGCTGAGCATGATGCTGCCGCTCTTGCACCACGGCATGCTGATTATCGGCCTGCCTTACGCCGAGCCGCCGCTGGCCGCCACCCAGAGCGGCGGCACGCCTTACGGCGTCAGCCATGTGGCTGGCGTGCAGAACGACCGGGCGCTGTCCGAAGACGAGCGCAAGCTGGCGCTGGCCCAGGGCAAACGCCTGGCCGAAGCGGCGTTGCGACTGCAGCAGACACTGCCAGCCCAACACGGCTAG
- a CDS encoding AraC family transcriptional regulator produces the protein MNDYLHLHQYDTGIAPVVAKARDYPAGENTPRHAHPTAQLLYAVEGVMVVSTALGQWIVPPTRGIWLPIDTWHQVRMISAVRMRTVYVRKDSLEGLPQECRVLAISPLLRELILAAMSIAVPYAPDSRDERLMKLLLDEIRSLPTLALSLPRPQSPALQGLCDVLLAEPADARSVEEWATQLAMDPRTLQRRFSRETGLSLGQWRRQARLIAALEKLACGASVLEVALDLGYASPSAFATMFKRELGVSPSSFYAPLPDDDYAVICGG, from the coding sequence ATGAATGATTATCTACATCTGCACCAGTACGACACCGGTATCGCCCCGGTCGTGGCCAAGGCGCGTGATTACCCAGCGGGTGAAAACACGCCGCGCCATGCCCACCCCACGGCGCAACTCTTGTATGCGGTGGAAGGCGTGATGGTGGTGAGCACGGCGCTGGGGCAGTGGATCGTGCCGCCTACCCGTGGCATCTGGCTGCCAATCGACACCTGGCACCAGGTGCGGATGATCAGCGCAGTGCGCATGCGCACGGTGTATGTGCGCAAGGATAGTCTGGAAGGCCTGCCGCAGGAGTGCCGGGTGCTGGCCATCTCCCCCTTGCTGCGCGAGCTGATTCTGGCGGCAATGAGCATCGCCGTACCCTATGCACCGGATTCACGCGATGAGCGGCTGATGAAGCTGCTGCTGGATGAAATCCGCAGCCTGCCCACGCTGGCCTTGTCCCTGCCACGGCCGCAAAGCCCGGCCTTGCAAGGTTTGTGTGATGTATTGCTGGCCGAGCCGGCGGATGCCCGTTCGGTGGAGGAGTGGGCCACGCAACTGGCGATGGACCCACGCACCTTGCAGCGGCGCTTCAGCCGGGAAACCGGCTTGTCACTGGGGCAGTGGCGGCGGCAGGCACGGCTGATTGCCGCGCTGGAAAAACTGGCCTGCGGGGCCAGCGTGCTGGAAGTGGCACTGGACCTGGGTTATGCCAGCCCCAGTGCCTTTGCCACCATGTTCAAGCGCGAACTGGGCGTATCGCCCAGCAGCTTTTATGCCCCGCTGCCGGATGATGATTACGCGGTGATATGTGGGGGTTAG
- the metW gene encoding methionine biosynthesis protein MetW yields MSTANTLRADLQLIADWVAPASRVLDLGCGDGALLSWLNRHKAVRGYGVDFDVNNVVRCVQAGVNAIQGNLETGLAEFEDQRFDHVVLSQTIQAMHNTEQILVEMLRVGREAIVTFPNFGYWENRWQILQGHMPVSETIPYQWYNTPNIHWCMLGDFEALCAKNGIQVLERVVMNEGKRILFLPNLRGSLAFYRVARQPA; encoded by the coding sequence ATGAGCACTGCCAACACTTTGCGGGCCGACCTGCAACTGATTGCCGACTGGGTAGCCCCTGCCAGCCGGGTGCTGGACCTGGGCTGCGGCGATGGTGCCTTGCTGTCCTGGCTGAACCGCCATAAAGCCGTGCGCGGCTATGGCGTGGACTTTGACGTCAACAATGTGGTGCGCTGCGTGCAAGCCGGCGTCAACGCCATCCAGGGCAACCTGGAAACCGGTCTGGCCGAGTTTGAAGACCAGCGTTTCGACCATGTGGTGTTGTCGCAAACCATTCAGGCCATGCACAATACCGAGCAGATTCTGGTGGAAATGCTGCGTGTGGGCCGCGAGGCCATCGTCACCTTCCCCAACTTTGGCTACTGGGAAAACCGCTGGCAAATCCTGCAAGGCCATATGCCGGTGTCGGAAACCATCCCTTACCAGTGGTACAACACGCCTAACATCCATTGGTGCATGCTGGGTGACTTTGAGGCGCTGTGTGCCAAGAATGGTATCCAGGTGCTGGAGCGGGTGGTGATGAACGAAGGCAAGCGCATTCTCTTTCTGCCCAATCTGCGCGGCAGCCTGGCGTTTTACCGGGTGGCGCGCCAGCCTGCCTGA
- a CDS encoding MFS transporter, whose translation MMNPPPQDDIIMTSASQSMAPPQDTRFRVLGAISFTHFLNDMLQSLILAIYPVLKGGFHLSFAQIGLMTLVYQCTASLLQPLVGIYTDKRPLPYSLVFGMGATLCGLLLLSVASSYPVLLMAAALVGTGSSIFHPESSRVARMASGGRHGLAQSLFQVGGNAGTATGPLLAALVVFPYGQPSLAWFSLAALLGMLVLWRIGNWYAHQQRTAKAHKAVVATGLSPQRTAFTLGVLVLLVFSKYFYLTSITSYFTFYLMQHFGLGVQAAQLHLFIFLFAVAAGTVLGGPIGDAIGRKRVIWFSILGVAPFTLALPHVDLFWTSVLSFIIGFILASAFSAILVYAQELVPGKVGMVSGLFFGFAFGIGGIGAAVLGKVADHYGIETVYQLCAYLPLLGIITVLLPDLHHKKA comes from the coding sequence ATGATGAACCCTCCACCACAAGACGACATCATCATGACAAGCGCCAGCCAGAGCATGGCCCCGCCGCAGGACACCCGCTTCCGGGTTTTGGGTGCCATCAGCTTTACCCATTTCCTCAACGACATGTTGCAGTCGCTGATTCTGGCCATCTACCCGGTACTCAAGGGCGGCTTTCATCTGAGCTTTGCCCAGATCGGCCTGATGACGCTGGTTTACCAGTGTACCGCCTCGCTATTGCAACCGCTGGTGGGCATTTACACCGACAAGCGGCCGCTGCCCTATTCGCTGGTTTTCGGCATGGGCGCCACCCTGTGCGGCCTGTTGCTGCTGTCGGTGGCGTCCAGCTATCCGGTGCTGCTGATGGCCGCCGCGCTGGTCGGCACCGGCTCGTCCATCTTCCATCCGGAATCCTCCCGTGTGGCACGCATGGCCTCCGGTGGTCGCCACGGCCTGGCGCAATCACTGTTTCAGGTGGGCGGCAATGCCGGCACCGCCACCGGCCCCTTGCTGGCCGCACTGGTGGTGTTTCCCTATGGTCAGCCCAGCCTGGCGTGGTTTTCGCTGGCGGCTCTCCTGGGCATGCTGGTGCTGTGGCGCATTGGTAACTGGTATGCCCACCAGCAGCGCACCGCCAAGGCACACAAGGCCGTCGTGGCCACCGGTCTGTCGCCGCAGCGCACGGCGTTCACACTGGGCGTGCTGGTGCTGTTGGTGTTCTCCAAGTATTTCTACCTCACCAGCATTACCAGCTATTTCACCTTCTACCTGATGCAGCACTTCGGGCTGGGGGTGCAGGCGGCACAACTGCATCTGTTCATCTTCCTGTTTGCCGTCGCTGCCGGTACCGTACTGGGCGGGCCGATTGGCGATGCCATTGGCCGCAAGCGGGTGATCTGGTTCTCGATTCTGGGTGTGGCCCCGTTTACCCTCGCGCTGCCGCATGTGGACCTGTTCTGGACCAGCGTGCTGTCCTTCATCATCGGCTTCATCCTGGCTTCGGCCTTCTCCGCCATCCTGGTGTATGCGCAGGAGCTGGTGCCGGGCAAGGTGGGCATGGTGTCCGGGCTGTTCTTCGGCTTTGCCTTCGGCATTGGCGGCATTGGTGCGGCGGTACTGGGCAAGGTGGCCGACCACTACGGCATCGAAACCGTCTATCAGCTATGCGCCTACCTGCCGCTGCTGGGCATCATTACCGTGCTGCTGCCGGATTTGCACCACAAAAAAGCCTGA
- a CDS encoding AmpG family muropeptide MFS transporter, whose product MTHTSVHWRQAILSPRMLICICTGFASGLPLYLLINLLPAWLRSEGVDLKAIGLFALIGLPYTWKFLWSPLLDRFVPPLLGRRRGWMLLSQLALLVSMALFGLFDPRLQLQAIAALAAVVAFFSASQDIVLDAYRRELLPDAELGLGNSVHINAYRLAGLVPGALSLILADHTSWANVFIITALFMLPGPIMTLLVSEPRLAAAPPKTLREAVVEPFEEFVHRQGWHSAATILGFIFLYKLGDSMATALATPFYLDMGFAKSEIGLVAKNAGLWPAVIGALLGGVWMLKLGINRALWLFGVVQVLSILGFAWLASYGHFQQIGSTQLAQLAVVIGFEALGVGLGTAAFVAFIARTTHPAYTATQFALFTSLSAVPRTFANAATGFIVNQVGWVGFFLLCTLLALPGMLLLLKVAPWRGDDLSEEAS is encoded by the coding sequence ATGACGCACACTTCCGTTCACTGGCGGCAGGCCATCCTGTCGCCTCGCATGCTGATCTGCATCTGTACCGGCTTTGCTTCCGGCCTGCCGCTTTATCTGCTGATCAATCTGTTGCCCGCCTGGTTGCGCAGCGAAGGGGTGGATCTAAAAGCCATCGGCCTGTTTGCCCTGATCGGCCTGCCTTATACCTGGAAATTCCTCTGGTCGCCGTTGCTGGATCGCTTTGTCCCGCCGCTGTTGGGACGTCGCCGCGGCTGGATGCTGCTCAGCCAACTGGCCTTGCTGGTGAGCATGGCCTTGTTCGGTCTGTTTGATCCACGGCTGCAATTGCAAGCGATTGCCGCGCTGGCCGCGGTGGTGGCCTTCTTCTCGGCCAGCCAGGACATCGTGCTGGACGCTTACCGGCGCGAGCTGCTGCCGGATGCCGAGCTGGGGCTGGGCAACTCGGTACATATCAATGCCTACCGTCTGGCCGGATTGGTGCCGGGTGCCTTGTCGCTGATTCTGGCCGATCACACCAGTTGGGCCAATGTATTCATCATCACCGCGCTGTTCATGCTGCCGGGGCCGATCATGACCCTGCTGGTGTCTGAACCCAGGCTGGCCGCTGCGCCACCCAAAACCCTGCGCGAGGCGGTGGTGGAGCCGTTTGAGGAATTCGTCCACCGCCAGGGTTGGCACAGCGCCGCCACCATTCTGGGTTTCATCTTCCTGTACAAGCTGGGCGACAGCATGGCCACCGCGCTGGCCACGCCGTTTTATCTGGACATGGGCTTTGCCAAGTCGGAGATCGGCCTGGTAGCCAAGAATGCCGGCTTGTGGCCGGCGGTGATCGGCGCGCTGCTGGGCGGGGTGTGGATGCTCAAGCTGGGCATCAACCGCGCGCTGTGGCTGTTTGGCGTGGTGCAGGTATTGTCGATTCTGGGTTTTGCCTGGCTGGCCAGCTATGGCCATTTTCAGCAGATCGGCTCCACACAACTGGCGCAACTGGCGGTGGTCATCGGTTTCGAGGCACTGGGTGTGGGCCTGGGCACGGCAGCCTTTGTCGCCTTTATTGCCCGCACTACCCACCCGGCCTATACCGCCACCCAGTTTGCCCTGTTTACCAGCTTGTCGGCGGTGCCGCGTACCTTCGCTAATGCGGCCACCGGTTTTATTGTCAATCAAGTGGGTTGGGTGGGTTTTTTCCTGCTGTGTACCCTGCTGGCGTTGCCCGGCATGTTGTTGCTGCTGAAAGTTGCCCCGTGGCGGGGGGATGATTTGAGCGAGGAAGCATCATGA
- a CDS encoding DUF3025 domain-containing protein, giving the protein MNHWRTDYLTHPLYQPLVGLADLLPLANWPTQQDYDQLLQLARTHAPLPASLRFCCDLQADSYYEMHIGRTGEIPTRSGNWHDWFNALAWLAWPLSKAALNARHVRAIAAGEIKRGPRRDAATLLDECGVIVACSRPELGQALDDMQWQTLFVEERAAWGRQISVHTLGHAIFEVGLQPHIGWCGKALLLPVADDFFNASPRQQCQQLDALLATRLADDNWLSSPRQLWPLPLLGIPGWWPDNEQAAFYRNTDYFRPSRRAKSSSDTA; this is encoded by the coding sequence GTGAACCACTGGCGTACCGATTACCTCACCCATCCGCTATACCAGCCGCTGGTCGGCTTGGCCGACCTGCTGCCACTGGCCAACTGGCCGACACAGCAGGATTACGACCAGCTATTGCAACTGGCTCGTACACACGCCCCCCTGCCGGCAAGCCTGCGCTTCTGCTGCGATCTGCAAGCCGATAGCTACTATGAAATGCACATCGGCCGCACAGGTGAAATCCCCACCCGCAGCGGCAACTGGCATGACTGGTTCAATGCGCTGGCCTGGCTGGCCTGGCCGCTAAGCAAGGCGGCGCTGAATGCGCGTCATGTGCGGGCCATTGCCGCGGGTGAGATAAAGCGCGGGCCGCGCCGCGATGCCGCCACCTTGCTGGATGAATGCGGGGTGATTGTGGCCTGCTCCCGCCCGGAACTGGGCCAGGCGCTGGACGACATGCAGTGGCAGACGCTGTTTGTTGAGGAGCGGGCCGCCTGGGGACGGCAGATCAGCGTACATACGCTGGGACACGCCATCTTCGAAGTTGGCCTGCAGCCGCATATCGGCTGGTGCGGCAAGGCCTTGCTGCTACCCGTGGCGGATGATTTTTTCAATGCCAGCCCAAGGCAGCAATGCCAGCAACTGGATGCGCTGCTGGCCACGCGGCTGGCCGATGACAACTGGCTGAGCAGTCCGCGCCAGCTATGGCCGCTGCCGCTGCTGGGCATTCCCGGCTGGTGGCCGGACAATGAACAAGCGGCTTTCTACCGAAATACCGACTACTTCCGCCCCAGCCGGCGGGCAAAGTCATCCAGCGATACCGCCTGA
- a CDS encoding MliC family protein, with protein MKTAITLLLSVLSLPALAAPGPEAVPEPAAPPAGNTVVLQKVDYQCAAQRTVSVEYPQSEVEDVVPIRISWHGRHYRLVRVSSASGARYASQQLVWWNKGEQAILLTRGGRTLARDCQPLLVAATPVPTTPAP; from the coding sequence ATGAAAACCGCAATCACCTTGTTGTTGAGTGTGCTAAGCCTGCCGGCGCTGGCTGCACCGGGGCCGGAAGCTGTGCCGGAACCTGCCGCGCCACCCGCAGGCAATACGGTGGTATTGCAAAAGGTGGATTACCAGTGCGCCGCCCAGCGCACGGTCAGCGTGGAATATCCGCAGTCGGAAGTGGAAGACGTGGTGCCCATCCGCATCAGCTGGCATGGCCGCCATTACCGGCTGGTGCGGGTGAGCAGTGCCAGCGGCGCGCGCTATGCCAGTCAGCAACTGGTGTGGTGGAACAAGGGCGAGCAGGCAATCTTGCTGACCCGTGGCGGGCGCACACTGGCGCGCGATTGCCAGCCCTTGCTGGTCGCCGCCACCCCGGTTCCCACCACGCCGGCACCATGA
- a CDS encoding YihY family inner membrane protein: MKLLHRYATQAGFVGFLVRRMGSHRVMQVAGSLTFTTLLALVPLFTIALTVISAFPVFADYSTRFKVMLLSTLVPEFAGKVISVYMRQFADNAEKLTAAGIVMLGVTALMLMSTIERTFNAIWSVRRGRPWLQQSMVYWTVLTLGPLVLGGGLLSWRWLLKFSRFEKTMPLLASTLGAGGTILLTGIVLSLLYRIVPNRFVPIRHAVLGAMITAVLLELTKLGFGYYIGQVASYQLVYGAFASIPIFLLWVYCLWMVVLAGAVFTASLSYWEGGAWRRRFEPRRRFLDAVEVLLMLDAAQAQGCSLTPVQLRQQVKIGYDELGLVLDKLAQHGYVQKGQRDGWVLMRKLSTVQLSDLFQLFVYRADLANDDDVGQGIEALLGSVTERLQAVSLDDFARRLGRK, from the coding sequence ATGAAACTGCTGCACAGATACGCTACCCAAGCGGGCTTTGTCGGTTTCCTGGTCAGACGCATGGGCAGCCATCGCGTGATGCAGGTAGCCGGCAGCCTGACCTTTACCACCCTGTTGGCGCTGGTGCCGCTGTTCACCATTGCGCTGACGGTGATTTCCGCCTTTCCGGTGTTTGCCGATTACAGCACCCGTTTCAAGGTGATGCTGCTGTCCACCCTGGTGCCGGAATTCGCCGGCAAGGTGATTTCCGTCTACATGCGCCAGTTTGCCGACAATGCGGAAAAACTGACCGCGGCCGGCATCGTGATGCTGGGCGTGACGGCGCTGATGCTGATGTCCACCATCGAGCGCACTTTCAATGCCATCTGGAGTGTGCGCCGTGGCCGTCCCTGGCTGCAGCAGAGCATGGTGTACTGGACGGTGCTGACGCTCGGTCCGCTGGTGCTGGGCGGTGGCCTGCTGTCCTGGCGCTGGCTGCTCAAGTTCAGCCGCTTTGAAAAGACCATGCCGCTGCTGGCCAGCACGCTGGGGGCCGGCGGCACCATTTTGCTGACCGGCATCGTGCTGTCGCTGTTGTACCGCATTGTGCCCAACCGCTTTGTCCCCATCCGCCACGCGGTGCTGGGGGCGATGATTACGGCGGTGCTGCTGGAGCTGACCAAGCTCGGCTTCGGCTATTACATCGGCCAGGTGGCCAGCTACCAACTGGTGTATGGGGCGTTTGCCAGTATTCCGATTTTTCTGCTGTGGGTGTACTGCCTGTGGATGGTGGTGTTGGCCGGGGCGGTATTCACCGCCTCCCTGTCTTACTGGGAAGGCGGAGCCTGGCGGCGGCGCTTTGAGCCGCGGCGGCGCTTTCTGGACGCGGTGGAGGTGTTGCTGATGCTGGATGCGGCCCAGGCGCAAGGCTGCAGCCTGACGCCGGTACAACTGCGCCAGCAGGTGAAGATCGGCTACGACGAGCTGGGCCTGGTATTGGACAAGCTGGCACAGCATGGCTATGTGCAAAAAGGCCAGCGCGATGGCTGGGTGTTGATGCGCAAGCTCTCCACGGTGCAGCTGTCCGATTTGTTCCAGCTATTTGTGTACCGGGCAGATCTGGCCAATGACGATGATGTCGGCCAGGGCATTGAAGCCTTGCTCGGCAGCGTCACCGAGCGGCTTCAGGCGGTATCGCTGGATGACTTTGCCCGCCGGCTGGGGCGGAAGTAG
- the asnB gene encoding asparagine synthase (glutamine-hydrolyzing): MCGIAGFFSRHPVAAATADAMLLELARRGPDAAHQLRLDAQGGQAGADNIHNALLHARLSIIDPRPEADQPMHNDDGQVWICYNGEVYDWEDSKRELEQAGAVFRTHSDTEFILRAYEAWGIDGLLARLRGMFAFAILDLRQGKVHLARDRMGEKPLLYALLDGNLAFGSLVRSVLPFLPLPARQFSPAAIDAYLAHRYIPAPATVFENIQRLENGYCLEFDLASRQLKKRRYWQPQATAGDWLPELDRAVAMRTVADRPLGVLLSGGIDSTLIASRLATQGYQQFSTFTAAFPGSTLDESVDAADSAQRMGLSNIRIDMPENLAADFSRIVADLDQPFADPSSFPTWYLAREVSKHVKVVLVGDGGDELLAGYKRMNKHLRTRWRRHLQLPLGIRPSLDGKQGKLGTELAMSWTEAYSLRFSGMTPGQRRYLQAGRELQKLSYWRAADDIGPEASDAIPGLQSLLAIDFANYLPDYILQKSDLCTMAHGLEGRAPLLDHGLYQHLLATTDAERYTQPAKLIFRRAMHPALPADFFQRKKRGFNPPLAGWLKTSLAERFAGLGSRLSRQTDNLLDATAVDAFAQAYRGGKEALAEQMLQLLILDESLTQLDALRRALP; the protein is encoded by the coding sequence ATGTGCGGAATCGCCGGTTTCTTCTCCCGACACCCAGTGGCAGCAGCCACCGCCGATGCCATGCTGCTGGAGCTGGCCAGGCGCGGCCCGGATGCCGCCCACCAGCTACGGCTGGATGCGCAAGGAGGACAGGCAGGAGCGGACAATATCCACAACGCCTTGCTGCATGCACGCCTGTCCATCATCGACCCGCGCCCCGAGGCCGACCAGCCGATGCACAACGACGATGGCCAGGTATGGATCTGCTACAACGGCGAGGTGTACGACTGGGAAGACAGCAAGCGCGAGCTGGAACAGGCCGGCGCGGTGTTCCGCACCCATTCCGATACCGAATTCATCCTGCGGGCTTACGAAGCCTGGGGCATTGACGGCTTGCTGGCGCGCCTGCGCGGCATGTTTGCCTTTGCCATTCTCGACCTGCGCCAGGGCAAGGTGCATCTGGCACGCGACCGCATGGGCGAAAAACCGCTGCTGTATGCGCTGCTGGATGGCAATCTGGCCTTCGGCTCGCTGGTGCGTTCGGTGCTGCCCTTTCTGCCTTTGCCTGCCCGCCAGTTCAGCCCAGCCGCCATCGACGCCTATCTGGCGCACCGCTATATCCCGGCACCGGCCACCGTATTCGAAAACATCCAGCGGCTGGAAAACGGCTATTGCCTGGAGTTCGACCTTGCCAGTCGTCAATTGAAGAAACGTCGCTACTGGCAACCGCAGGCCACGGCGGGTGACTGGCTGCCCGAGCTGGACCGCGCCGTAGCCATGCGTACCGTGGCCGACCGCCCGCTGGGCGTGCTGCTGTCCGGTGGCATTGACTCCACCCTGATTGCCAGCCGACTGGCCACCCAGGGCTATCAGCAGTTTTCCACCTTTACCGCGGCCTTTCCCGGCAGCACGCTGGATGAATCGGTCGACGCGGCAGATTCCGCCCAGCGCATGGGGCTGAGCAATATCCGCATCGACATGCCGGAAAATCTGGCGGCGGATTTCTCGCGCATTGTGGCCGATCTGGACCAGCCCTTTGCCGACCCGTCCAGCTTTCCCACCTGGTATCTGGCACGCGAGGTCAGCAAGCATGTAAAAGTGGTGCTGGTGGGCGATGGCGGTGATGAGCTGCTGGCCGGTTACAAGCGCATGAACAAGCACCTGCGCACCCGCTGGCGGCGTCACCTGCAACTGCCGCTGGGCATCCGTCCCTCACTGGACGGCAAACAGGGCAAGCTGGGTACCGAACTGGCGATGAGCTGGACGGAGGCCTATTCGCTGCGTTTTTCCGGCATGACCCCAGGCCAGCGCCGCTACCTGCAAGCAGGGCGGGAGCTACAAAAACTGAGCTACTGGCGCGCAGCGGACGATATCGGCCCGGAGGCCAGCGATGCCATCCCCGGCCTGCAAAGCCTGCTGGCCATCGACTTCGCCAATTACCTGCCGGACTACATCCTGCAAAAGTCGGACCTGTGTACCATGGCGCACGGGCTGGAAGGCCGCGCCCCGCTGCTGGACCACGGCTTGTACCAGCATCTGCTGGCCACGACTGACGCCGAGCGCTACACCCAGCCTGCCAAGCTGATTTTCCGCCGCGCCATGCACCCGGCCCTGCCGGCCGACTTTTTCCAGCGCAAGAAACGCGGCTTCAACCCGCCGCTTGCCGGCTGGCTGAAAACCAGTCTGGCCGAGCGTTTTGCCGGCCTTGGCAGCCGGCTGAGCCGCCAGACCGACAACTTGCTGGATGCCACCGCCGTGGATGCCTTTGCCCAGGCTTACCGGGGTGGCAAGGAGGCGCTGGCCGAGCAGATGCTGCAATTGCTGATTCTGGACGAAAGCCTGACCCAGTTGGACGCGCTGCGCCGCGCCCTGCCCTAA
- the metX gene encoding homoserine O-succinyltransferase MetX, with the protein MSDLTRSVGIVQAQTAVFDTPLQLASGAVLPDYQLCFETYGTLNAARSNAILICHALSGHHHVAGRYTPEDKAAGWWDNMVGPGKPIDTDRFFVVGVNNLGGCHGSTGPSSINPATGQPWGSSFPVVTVPDWVRSQARLADRLGIDRWAAIIGGSLGGMQTLQWSIDYPERVAHALVIASAPKLSAQNIAFNDVARQAILTDPDFHGGDYYAHDAIPRRGLRLARMLGHITYLSDDGMGEKFGRMLKSGDYQFGYEVEFEIESYLRYQGDKFSDYFDANTYLLMTKALDYFDPAKDLNDDLVAALRKASARFMVASFTSDWRFSPERSREIVKALVAADKEVVYGEIESVHGHDAFLMLDAPYVNLMRAYLNRVAEEVNA; encoded by the coding sequence ATGTCTGATCTGACAAGGTCCGTCGGCATCGTACAGGCGCAGACAGCGGTATTCGATACCCCGCTGCAACTGGCCAGCGGTGCCGTACTGCCTGATTACCAGCTGTGTTTTGAAACCTATGGCACGCTCAATGCCGCGCGCAGCAATGCCATCCTGATCTGCCATGCGCTGTCCGGCCACCACCATGTGGCGGGGCGCTACACGCCGGAAGATAAGGCGGCAGGCTGGTGGGACAATATGGTGGGGCCGGGCAAACCCATCGATACCGACCGCTTCTTTGTGGTGGGGGTAAACAATCTGGGCGGCTGCCACGGCAGTACCGGCCCGTCCTCCATCAACCCGGCCACCGGCCAGCCCTGGGGGTCTTCCTTCCCGGTGGTGACGGTGCCGGACTGGGTGCGCTCGCAAGCGCGACTGGCCGACCGGCTGGGCATAGACCGCTGGGCCGCCATCATCGGTGGCAGCCTGGGCGGCATGCAAACCCTGCAATGGAGCATCGATTACCCGGAACGGGTGGCGCATGCACTGGTGATTGCGTCTGCACCCAAGCTGTCGGCACAGAACATTGCCTTCAACGATGTCGCCCGTCAGGCCATCCTTACCGACCCGGATTTCCACGGCGGCGACTACTACGCCCACGATGCCATTCCGCGGCGTGGCCTGCGGCTGGCGCGCATGCTGGGCCATATCACCTATCTGTCCGATGACGGCATGGGGGAGAAATTCGGCCGCATGCTCAAAAGCGGCGATTACCAGTTTGGTTACGAGGTGGAATTCGAAATCGAATCCTACCTGCGTTATCAAGGCGACAAGTTCTCTGATTATTTCGATGCCAACACCTATTTGCTGATGACCAAGGCACTGGATTACTTCGACCCGGCCAAGGACCTGAACGACGACCTGGTGGCGGCGCTGAGAAAAGCCAGCGCCCGTTTCATGGTGGCCAGCTTTACCTCGGACTGGCGTTTTTCGCCGGAGCGTTCGCGCGAAATCGTCAAGGCGCTGGTGGCGGCGGACAAGGAAGTGGTGTACGGCGAAATCGAATCGGTACACGGCCATGATGCCTTCCTGATGCTGGATGCGCCCTATGTCAACCTGATGCGCGCCTATCTGAACCGTGTGGCCGAGGAGGTGAACGCATGA